In the Candidatus Cloacimonas acidaminovorans str. Evry genome, one interval contains:
- a CDS encoding C25 family cysteine peptidase, translating into MPMYYINRVSNLFRSLSCRKILFFCLSFCLPALIMAEPITLVSESQDILAINFELPEYELTKVTINGQNWERIVCSDGSYFSNEGFPQLIMFSTAIAVPVDGDYSFSIKSSEPKTLTNINIIPSSTLLIEGEGVNYNNKPDYKAYANRELYPVSLAQKGEPAFIGNRKFIPLLIYPFQYRAQSKELIVHSKISITVYISGTKNATKNWQLNPNPLDNADPPFFLNENSSKTWRLEKTRDIYYSAPKNSISSINEIQLIVDKEGIYKVSYHYLMDYINLMADSLQIVMNWTPANVDPRYLELTDEYGQVPIHFVGENDGVFNENDYFEFYGDKHKGDTCYMDDYTSENVYTLKLIDHYGARMAVENGGLIESNLLNYIVPDAYEDTVHFEEQLVSDKLGRGWSSSTPNFYREDVWFWKKINAPNLEIVPVELQYPKDTTTRFASARICLMGLTYSETLTSGQYDHEASIRLNQAMVNSHTWIGQTEKIFENQNHISNTFLRHGTNNFYIALSGNTVMTDKEQVMLDWAEIKYWREYKTDQDYIKFTKPSNRPGGLYQFEVSGFSNPHISVYKIGSSIFNSAQIEPFNINGDAPWTVTIQDSVFSEAVRYFAVTENMKKTPKAIRLNFPSDLKNPDNSADVIVIAPWQFTSVEGTLQLKSLWESEGHTVKIVDVQDIYDEFNAGITGAEPIRDFLRYAYNNWSSPQLSSVILLGEGVDDTRDNSPSRIYNLIPVKKTWTYKHGATASDPWYGCIVGTDIVPDISIARISIWKEQQILDYAAKATAYRNNPQTSRLWNSHLTFTSGGKITDNNDIFAQQSERIIRKTIPDEYRVTRVYTSTQTVSSDYFGGTFNLKDAINSGTQYVQFMGHGGGRIWADYNLFNFNDVATLNNQTYPVVLSLACYASAFDTNGMASISEALVLQPNKGAIGTAGFTGLGYLDHDETWGMAYCDALYKHNFANIGLANIFALARSYTTIYSPAAIYALINGFAYLGDPLIKLKKPIKDIPVFADNYVLNPGDTLRVNATFPTGVNAGRLFIMKESGKIVNVPYDLPVFPNGNWTATYVNTNPAANNYTRKIMVAGYSNTDEYIGLSQFSVGRPNIMHHHLNPPEPAWSDSVLFTAKVFSPLPVNNIICKVRTDSVSTQINWLQLPMQRSEQDSTLYVTTHYLGKYPTGKEIFFKYVMETETGIAESFLKNYIVRGPDLFLKDIKLEQEGNSLVLKVLGTNIGNATSITTDLKLYTGTTESNLTLFSTQNYSPLEVGELRWDTISLAGLPNANLILQARVNTTNAFSEWHFFINTNNYISLQVPMNYFLVDSSSSTHSSIDNNLQCSIPPGLVPAGSQVLFAINTLKALPPLNQPDVQNILLNAPDGLTGNQHSIPYEISFLGTGITDSLGVLNGGKKLSLSFNYSATDSLTQAQESANNFKIYRYNAKFQKWILIGSFMDQSQNKVSFEVNRTGIYSIFRNMDYTPPAVDVNVEDQEFTVGGYVAGNGVISLLLSDTNGIDVIDNSISLFLDGVPIPEKDYVISINLENINRIPIKYQLSLGKGIHELKVQCRDLNGHPANRDIQFTVNDKFDVINLANYPNPVLGAGGEGAALDPKNEGRTRFTYVLTDGADEVTIKIYTLSGRLVKTFKNLPVGVGYHEYPRSVYGWDCKDDKGYTLANGVYFYRIIAKKGNKTIEKTQKMAILN; encoded by the coding sequence ATGCCAATGTATTATATTAACCGGGTGAGTAACCTGTTTCGTTCCCTTTCCTGCAGAAAAATTTTATTCTTCTGCCTTAGTTTTTGCCTGCCTGCCTTAATTATGGCAGAGCCGATAACTCTTGTTTCTGAAAGTCAGGACATACTTGCTATTAATTTTGAGCTTCCTGAATATGAATTAACCAAAGTTACAATAAACGGACAGAACTGGGAAAGAATTGTTTGTAGCGATGGTTCTTATTTCAGTAATGAGGGTTTTCCTCAATTGATAATGTTTTCTACGGCTATAGCAGTTCCTGTAGATGGCGATTACAGTTTCAGTATTAAAAGCAGCGAACCCAAAACGCTGACGAATATAAATATCATCCCTTCGTCAACTCTGTTAATTGAAGGTGAGGGAGTAAACTATAATAATAAACCGGACTACAAAGCTTATGCCAATCGTGAACTCTATCCTGTTTCTCTGGCGCAGAAAGGTGAACCTGCTTTTATAGGTAACCGCAAGTTCATACCTTTGCTGATTTATCCTTTTCAATATAGAGCACAAAGCAAAGAGCTGATTGTGCACTCCAAAATATCTATAACTGTCTATATAAGCGGAACAAAGAACGCAACTAAAAACTGGCAACTGAATCCAAATCCTCTTGATAATGCAGACCCGCCTTTTTTCTTGAATGAAAATAGTTCTAAAACCTGGCGTCTGGAAAAAACCCGGGACATATATTATTCTGCACCTAAAAATAGTATTTCAAGCATTAACGAAATCCAGCTTATTGTAGATAAAGAGGGAATCTATAAGGTCAGCTATCATTACTTGATGGATTATATAAATTTGATGGCTGATTCTTTGCAGATAGTGATGAATTGGACACCTGCAAATGTAGACCCGCGTTATCTGGAATTAACTGATGAATATGGACAGGTGCCGATTCACTTCGTAGGCGAAAATGACGGTGTCTTCAATGAAAATGACTATTTTGAGTTCTATGGTGATAAACATAAGGGTGACACTTGCTATATGGATGATTATACAAGCGAAAATGTATATACCCTGAAACTGATTGATCACTATGGAGCAAGAATGGCTGTGGAAAATGGGGGTTTGATTGAATCCAATCTTCTGAACTATATTGTTCCTGATGCTTATGAAGATACAGTTCACTTTGAAGAACAACTGGTAAGCGATAAACTTGGCAGGGGCTGGAGTTCCAGTACCCCAAATTTCTATCGCGAAGATGTTTGGTTCTGGAAAAAAATCAATGCTCCCAATCTGGAAATTGTTCCTGTGGAACTGCAATATCCCAAAGATACTACTACCCGCTTTGCTTCTGCCAGAATTTGTTTAATGGGGTTAACTTATTCCGAAACACTAACCAGCGGACAATATGATCATGAAGCATCTATTCGTTTGAATCAGGCAATGGTTAATTCGCATACATGGATTGGTCAAACGGAAAAGATATTTGAAAATCAAAATCATATTTCCAACACCTTTTTAAGGCATGGAACCAATAACTTCTATATTGCCCTTTCCGGTAATACTGTAATGACGGATAAAGAACAGGTAATGCTGGATTGGGCTGAAATTAAATACTGGCGCGAATATAAAACTGACCAGGATTATATCAAGTTTACAAAGCCCTCCAATCGTCCCGGTGGTTTATATCAATTTGAGGTTAGCGGTTTCAGCAATCCTCATATTTCTGTTTATAAAATTGGCTCCAGTATCTTCAATTCTGCTCAGATAGAGCCGTTTAATATTAATGGTGATGCTCCTTGGACGGTTACTATTCAAGATAGTGTTTTTTCCGAAGCGGTCAGATATTTTGCCGTAACTGAAAATATGAAAAAAACTCCCAAAGCAATACGCCTCAATTTTCCCAGCGACCTGAAAAATCCTGATAATAGTGCTGATGTAATTGTTATTGCACCCTGGCAATTTACTTCAGTAGAAGGAACTTTGCAGTTGAAGTCCCTCTGGGAATCCGAAGGGCATACAGTAAAAATTGTAGATGTTCAGGATATCTATGATGAATTTAATGCTGGCATTACAGGTGCTGAACCAATTAGGGACTTTCTTCGTTATGCTTATAACAATTGGAGTTCACCTCAATTAAGCAGTGTTATTCTTTTGGGTGAAGGAGTTGATGATACAAGAGATAACAGTCCTTCACGAATATATAATCTCATTCCGGTTAAAAAGACCTGGACTTATAAACATGGTGCTACGGCAAGTGACCCCTGGTATGGATGTATTGTAGGAACAGATATTGTCCCCGATATATCTATTGCAAGAATTAGTATCTGGAAGGAACAACAAATTTTGGATTATGCCGCTAAGGCAACTGCTTATCGTAACAATCCACAAACCTCTCGTCTTTGGAACAGTCATTTAACTTTCACTTCCGGAGGGAAAATAACTGATAATAACGATATCTTTGCTCAACAATCAGAACGTATAATCCGTAAAACTATTCCTGATGAATATAGAGTCACCAGGGTTTATACTTCTACTCAAACTGTTAGCTCTGATTACTTTGGCGGAACTTTCAATCTGAAAGATGCTATTAATTCCGGAACTCAATATGTTCAATTTATGGGTCATGGCGGGGGTAGAATTTGGGCGGATTATAACCTCTTCAATTTTAATGATGTAGCAACGCTCAACAATCAGACCTATCCTGTGGTTTTATCTCTTGCCTGTTATGCTTCCGCTTTTGATACAAACGGAATGGCTTCTATCAGTGAAGCATTAGTCCTTCAGCCCAATAAAGGAGCTATAGGCACTGCAGGTTTTACTGGTCTGGGTTATTTAGACCATGATGAAACCTGGGGTATGGCATACTGTGATGCTCTTTATAAACATAATTTTGCCAATATCGGTCTGGCGAATATTTTTGCTTTAGCCCGCTCTTATACTACTATCTATTCACCTGCAGCTATTTATGCCCTTATCAACGGTTTTGCCTATTTAGGTGATCCTTTAATCAAATTGAAGAAGCCCATAAAAGATATACCTGTTTTTGCAGATAACTATGTGCTGAACCCGGGTGATACATTACGCGTTAATGCTACTTTCCCCACCGGTGTTAATGCAGGCCGTCTGTTTATTATGAAAGAGAGTGGAAAGATTGTAAATGTCCCTTATGATTTACCTGTCTTTCCGAACGGGAATTGGACAGCTACTTATGTTAATACAAATCCTGCAGCCAATAACTACACCCGTAAAATTATGGTTGCTGGTTATTCCAATACTGATGAATATATAGGGCTTTCCCAATTTAGTGTTGGTAGACCTAATATTATGCATCATCATCTTAATCCTCCAGAACCTGCTTGGTCGGATTCTGTCTTGTTTACTGCCAAGGTCTTTAGTCCTTTACCGGTTAACAATATTATCTGCAAAGTCAGGACAGATAGTGTTTCTACTCAAATTAACTGGCTTCAACTTCCAATGCAGAGGTCTGAACAAGATAGCACTTTGTATGTAACTACCCACTATCTTGGTAAATATCCTACCGGAAAAGAAATATTTTTCAAGTATGTTATGGAAACTGAAACAGGTATTGCAGAGAGTTTCCTAAAAAATTACATTGTTCGTGGTCCTGATCTGTTTCTGAAAGATATTAAACTGGAACAAGAGGGAAATTCTCTGGTCTTGAAAGTTTTAGGAACCAATATTGGCAATGCTACTTCTATAACTACGGATTTAAAGTTATATACCGGAACAACTGAAAGTAATCTTACTTTGTTTTCCACTCAGAATTATTCTCCTTTGGAAGTAGGAGAACTCCGTTGGGATACTATTTCTCTTGCCGGCTTACCTAATGCCAATCTTATTCTGCAAGCAAGAGTTAATACTACTAATGCTTTTTCTGAATGGCATTTCTTTATCAATACCAATAACTATATTAGCTTACAAGTTCCGATGAATTATTTCCTGGTAGATAGTTCCAGTTCAACTCATAGCAGTATAGATAACAACCTTCAATGTTCAATTCCTCCAGGTCTTGTTCCTGCAGGTAGCCAGGTTCTTTTTGCCATAAACACCTTGAAAGCCCTACCTCCTCTTAATCAACCTGATGTCCAAAATATTTTGCTTAATGCTCCTGATGGACTTACCGGAAATCAACATTCCATTCCCTACGAAATAAGTTTCTTGGGAACAGGAATTACTGATTCTTTAGGTGTTTTGAACGGAGGAAAAAAACTTTCTCTTTCCTTCAATTATAGCGCTACTGATTCCCTAACTCAAGCACAGGAAAGCGCTAATAACTTCAAAATATATCGCTATAACGCAAAATTCCAGAAATGGATTTTAATAGGCAGTTTTATGGATCAAAGTCAAAATAAAGTCAGCTTTGAAGTGAATCGCACAGGTATTTACAGTATTTTCCGCAATATGGATTATACTCCTCCAGCCGTAGATGTTAATGTTGAAGACCAGGAATTTACTGTTGGTGGATATGTTGCCGGTAATGGAGTTATTTCTCTCTTGCTTTCCGATACCAATGGTATTGATGTAATAGATAATTCTATCTCTCTGTTTTTAGATGGTGTTCCCATCCCGGAAAAGGACTATGTAATCTCCATCAATCTGGAAAATATCAATAGAATACCTATTAAATATCAATTATCCTTAGGAAAGGGAATACACGAATTAAAAGTTCAATGTCGTGATTTGAACGGTCATCCTGCAAACCGGGATATCCAATTTACCGTTAATGACAAATTTGATGTTATAAACTTGGCAAATTACCCGAATCCCGTTTTAGGAGCCGGAGGTGAAGGTGCTGCTTTAGACCCGAAAAATGAAGGCAGAACTCGTTTCACCTATGTTCTTACCGATGGAGCAGATGAAGTTACTATCAAGATTTACACACTCAGCGGCCGCCTGGTTAAGACCTTTAAAAACCTTCCGGTTGGAGTTGGTTACCATGAATATCCCCGTTCAGTTTATGGTTGGGATTGCAAAGATGATAAGGGTTACACTTTGGCTAACGGGGTTTACTTTTACCGGATTATTGCCAAAAAAGGCAATAAAACCATTGAAAAAACCCAAAAAATGGCAATTCTGAATTAG
- a CDS encoding PorV/PorQ family protein: protein MKKIYILFALILICLTPLFAGRYAGDFMMIGSGVRALGMGGAFASLADDGSGIYWNPAGLSFLTDSEVSAMHCFLYNNLASYDHITYAQPLPNDVTICLNVTRLTVSDIPHFDEKYLIGTNVDQRINNSLYHLPGVPDSKFSSYDDLYQFAFSKKIHYDANMGWLFFAVPFDFGFGGTVKLIKRSIWDRTGTGTGLDIGFKAKTDLAVIFDWEELGDLHFGVNFQDIGGTDITWDTPSKISDEVLFNTKTGLAVVQPLPKLKSVVTLAYDYDYVYGGTNHFGVDWEYDKKGNLRLGYYDNSFSAGATIKLYGVMLDYALITNPVGISNRLGLRVRF from the coding sequence ATGAAAAAGATATATATCCTATTCGCACTTATCCTGATTTGCTTAACTCCACTTTTTGCAGGACGTTATGCTGGCGACTTTATGATGATCGGTTCCGGAGTACGTGCTTTAGGTATGGGTGGTGCTTTTGCCTCTCTTGCAGATGATGGTTCTGGAATTTATTGGAATCCTGCCGGTCTCAGTTTTCTTACTGATTCCGAGGTTTCCGCTATGCATTGTTTCCTCTACAATAATCTTGCTTCTTACGATCATATAACTTATGCTCAACCCTTACCCAATGATGTAACTATTTGTTTGAATGTTACTCGTTTAACGGTTAGTGACATTCCCCATTTTGATGAAAAGTATCTCATCGGCACTAATGTAGACCAGCGGATAAATAACAGCTTATATCACTTACCTGGTGTTCCCGATAGCAAATTTTCCAGCTATGACGATCTCTATCAATTCGCTTTTTCCAAGAAAATTCATTATGATGCCAATATGGGTTGGTTGTTTTTTGCCGTTCCTTTTGATTTCGGTTTTGGAGGAACGGTGAAACTTATTAAAAGGTCTATATGGGATAGAACCGGAACAGGAACCGGACTTGACATTGGTTTTAAAGCAAAGACCGACCTTGCTGTTATTTTCGATTGGGAAGAACTGGGAGATTTACATTTCGGTGTCAATTTTCAAGATATTGGTGGAACAGATATCACTTGGGATACTCCCAGTAAAATTAGTGACGAAGTTCTCTTTAATACTAAAACCGGCTTAGCAGTAGTTCAACCCTTACCTAAACTGAAATCCGTTGTTACCTTGGCTTATGATTATGACTATGTGTATGGAGGAACTAACCATTTTGGTGTGGACTGGGAATATGATAAAAAGGGTAATTTGCGTCTTGGTTATTATGATAATAGTTTCAGTGCAGGTGCTACAATAAAACTTTACGGCGTTATGCTTGATTATGCTCTAATCACGAATCCTGTCGGCATAAGTAACCGTTTGGGATTACGGGTTAGATTTTAA
- a CDS encoding polysaccharide biosynthesis/export family protein: MKRLLLVFLLISFSLVLFSQQTINFTPSSNISAYTYEGIRSGVEKLKMNNYILGQVYKPGLYTVPDDTDFLTLLSLAGGPKEDAKLTKIRIVRPSSEGEKVIWVNFKKYLETGDPTLIPELKPGDTIVVSGTIFYAVSKVAKFLSDITIALGVYNIITGFK, translated from the coding sequence GTGAAGAGATTACTGTTAGTGTTTCTACTCATCAGCTTTTCCCTGGTTTTATTCAGCCAGCAGACGATTAATTTTACCCCGTCTTCAAATATTTCTGCTTATACTTATGAAGGTATCCGCAGTGGTGTGGAAAAGCTGAAAATGAATAATTATATCTTGGGTCAGGTCTATAAACCCGGCTTATATACTGTTCCTGACGATACCGATTTTTTAACCCTGCTTTCCTTGGCTGGAGGTCCTAAAGAAGATGCCAAACTTACTAAAATAAGAATTGTGCGTCCTTCTTCCGAAGGTGAAAAGGTTATCTGGGTAAATTTTAAGAAATATCTGGAGACGGGTGATCCAACCCTTATTCCGGAATTAAAACCAGGTGACACAATCGTTGTATCAGGAACCATCTTCTATGCCGTATCTAAAGTGGCAAAATTCCTCTCTGATATCACTATAGCTCTGGGCGTTTATAATATCATAACCGGATTTAAATAA
- a CDS encoding GumC family protein, producing the protein MLENENNQLPVQEEIKLSDYFRIILQYRYLVILVFLVALVATVYYTARLPKIYSASTRILLEDANKQSDLMFLSTGGLGKNTLNNQIELIHSKPIMNLAWEIMKKYPDWDTFPASQAADPASTLGRMKVESKRETDVLTISFESTNPTEAMAAVNSIAEAIQQQNTQYARLEFTTIREFLETQLDAISRRLQSSENDLREFKNLNKLTQLSEETNKLIEQASDLEAEYEAALTDQAVKAKSLDLLNRQLQEQDSLLVNVDNIIKTPYINELRKQIVDTQSLITKLVTKNEYPLDHPQIQLLYREIENAKEKLDQEIRKLVNLAVTDDPLATRSDLLTRIVQANIELEMARAKVDGLEQTKEMYNQRLIAIPNTELELARLTRNLMLDEKIHSMMMEKYEDAKIAEQAKIGNIRIIDYAERPTVPIKPRVSMNILVGVIIGLGLGIGTAFLVHSLDTKLRTLEDMENYVRLPIAGTIPVIHEAESKLQEFNDMINSATGENREQLTRSMHFVMMQLVSHYAPKSPIAEAYRTLRTNILAHKGESSIAILITSSGPKEGKSTSIANLAITFAQMNSKVILVDMDLRRPTVHSKLGLEKENGTSDFLIDPEVSVEQVIKPSGIANLDVITSGFIPPNPSELIASPRTDNLLEELKSRYDYVLVDSPPLIAVTDALILTKKVDMTYLVVRCGFTDKGIIKRTKELMNNIEGRLDGIIVNGIYVQKYYSKQNYYYYYYYYYYYYGEEVPQKQKRNVNRFLRKNKSIS; encoded by the coding sequence ATGCTGGAAAATGAAAATAATCAACTCCCTGTCCAAGAGGAAATAAAACTTTCCGATTATTTTAGAATAATCCTGCAATATCGTTATCTGGTAATTCTGGTATTCCTTGTAGCATTAGTGGCTACGGTTTATTACACAGCCCGTTTACCTAAAATTTATTCTGCTTCTACCCGCATTTTGTTGGAAGACGCAAATAAGCAATCCGACCTGATGTTTCTTTCTACAGGCGGTTTAGGAAAAAACACTTTAAATAACCAGATTGAACTTATTCACAGCAAACCCATAATGAACCTTGCCTGGGAAATTATGAAAAAATATCCCGATTGGGATACTTTTCCTGCAAGTCAGGCAGCTGATCCGGCTTCCACTTTAGGTAGAATGAAAGTAGAATCAAAACGGGAAACTGATGTTCTCACCATAAGTTTTGAATCTACTAATCCTACTGAAGCAATGGCTGCCGTAAATTCCATCGCGGAAGCAATTCAACAACAAAATACTCAATATGCTCGTTTGGAATTTACCACTATTCGTGAATTTCTGGAAACTCAATTAGATGCTATTTCCCGTCGTCTGCAAAGTTCTGAAAATGATTTACGGGAATTTAAGAACCTAAATAAGCTTACTCAATTATCCGAGGAAACAAATAAACTTATTGAACAAGCATCAGACTTAGAAGCTGAATATGAAGCAGCGTTAACTGATCAGGCAGTAAAAGCCAAATCCCTGGATTTGCTAAACCGTCAATTACAGGAACAGGATTCTCTGCTGGTGAATGTGGATAATATTATAAAAACCCCCTATATCAATGAACTGCGTAAGCAGATTGTAGATACTCAATCCCTCATCACCAAATTAGTTACAAAAAATGAATATCCCTTAGATCATCCTCAAATTCAACTTCTTTACAGGGAAATTGAAAACGCTAAGGAAAAATTAGACCAGGAAATCAGAAAACTGGTAAATTTAGCTGTAACTGACGATCCTCTCGCTACCAGAAGTGACCTTTTAACCAGAATCGTCCAGGCAAATATAGAGCTGGAAATGGCTCGTGCCAAAGTTGACGGCTTGGAACAAACCAAAGAAATGTATAATCAACGCCTGATTGCTATTCCCAATACCGAACTGGAACTGGCAAGATTAACCCGAAACCTGATGCTGGATGAGAAAATTCACAGTATGATGATGGAAAAGTATGAAGATGCCAAAATTGCTGAACAGGCAAAAATCGGAAATATCCGCATCATTGACTATGCAGAACGTCCTACAGTTCCAATTAAACCCAGGGTTTCTATGAATATTTTAGTAGGTGTAATTATCGGACTGGGTTTAGGAATCGGAACCGCCTTTTTGGTTCATTCTCTGGATACTAAATTACGCACTTTGGAAGATATGGAAAATTATGTTCGTTTACCTATTGCCGGAACTATTCCTGTAATTCACGAAGCGGAATCCAAACTTCAGGAATTTAACGATATGATTAATTCTGCTACAGGAGAAAATCGTGAACAACTAACCCGTTCTATGCATTTTGTAATGATGCAACTGGTTTCACATTATGCCCCTAAATCACCAATTGCTGAAGCTTATAGAACTTTAAGAACCAATATCTTGGCACATAAAGGTGAAAGTAGTATTGCTATTCTGATTACTTCTTCCGGACCTAAAGAAGGTAAATCTACTTCCATAGCCAATCTTGCTATAACTTTTGCTCAAATGAATAGCAAGGTTATTTTAGTTGATATGGACTTGCGTAGGCCTACTGTTCACAGTAAGTTAGGTCTGGAAAAAGAAAACGGCACCAGTGATTTTCTTATCGATCCGGAAGTAAGTGTTGAGCAAGTTATCAAACCCTCTGGAATAGCCAATCTGGATGTAATTACCAGTGGGTTTATTCCTCCCAATCCTTCTGAACTAATTGCTTCTCCAAGAACCGATAACCTACTGGAAGAACTTAAATCCCGTTATGATTATGTCCTTGTGGATTCACCACCTTTAATTGCCGTTACGGATGCTCTTATTCTCACTAAGAAAGTTGATATGACTTATCTTGTCGTTCGTTGTGGTTTTACCGATAAAGGCATCATTAAACGTACTAAAGAATTGATGAATAATATTGAAGGCAGATTAGACGGCATAATTGTGAATGGTATCTATGTTCAAAAGTATTACAGTAAACAGAATTATTACTACTATTACTACTATTACTACTATTATTATGGCGAAGAGGTGCCCCAAAAGCAAAAGAGGAATGTTAACCGCTTCCTACGCAAAAATAAATCTATTTCTTGA
- the ispE gene encoding 4-(cytidine 5'-diphospho)-2-C-methyl-D-erythritol kinase: MLTASYAKINLFLELIGKLPNNYHQVNTILCSIDLFDLLNYELIESPEIILTCNIPSLISTSNLIYRVASYVKERFNVSSGIKIHLEKHIPISAGLGGGSSNAANCILALNEMWQLNLSKPQMHKIASQFGSDVNFFLEGGTAKGENRGEVITKLPSIFLNNILLVNPGIEISSAEAYKLAYLPKKQEQRKFDPSNLIGSCFNRLESGIRSAYPVIDEIINTIGSFGAKVAIMSGSGSTCLGIFDSKNDLKACRQYFNQKGFWTYTTKTRETS, from the coding sequence ATGTTAACCGCTTCCTACGCAAAAATAAATCTATTTCTTGAGCTGATTGGAAAGCTCCCCAATAACTATCATCAGGTCAATACTATACTGTGTAGTATTGACCTGTTTGATTTATTGAACTATGAACTTATTGAGTCCCCTGAAATAATCCTTACCTGCAATATTCCTTCTCTGATATCAACTTCAAATCTTATTTATCGGGTTGCTTCTTATGTAAAAGAACGCTTTAATGTTTCTTCAGGCATCAAGATTCATTTAGAAAAGCATATTCCTATTTCAGCCGGTCTGGGGGGAGGAAGCAGTAATGCCGCCAATTGTATTCTGGCTTTAAATGAAATGTGGCAGCTTAATTTATCCAAACCGCAAATGCATAAAATTGCTTCTCAGTTTGGCAGTGATGTCAATTTCTTTCTGGAAGGAGGAACAGCTAAAGGAGAAAACAGGGGAGAAGTGATCACAAAACTTCCTTCTATTTTCTTGAATAATATCCTGTTAGTTAATCCCGGAATAGAAATTTCCAGTGCTGAAGCTTATAAACTTGCCTATCTTCCTAAAAAGCAGGAGCAGCGTAAATTTGATCCTTCCAACCTAATCGGCTCCTGCTTCAATCGTCTGGAAAGCGGTATCAGAAGTGCTTATCCTGTAATTGACGAAATTATCAATACAATCGGCAGTTTTGGAGCTAAAGTAGCTATAATGAGTGGAAGTGGTTCTACCTGCTTAGGCATATTTGATAGTAAAAATGATTTGAAGGCGTGCCGGCAATATTTTAACCAAAAGGGTTTCTGGACTTATACCACCAAAACACGGGAAACATCATAA
- a CDS encoding guanine deaminase, which yields MKNILCNIVNPISPEEIQFLPKQVISIEESKISAITPLSEFQGRIDEDRSNEYALPGFIDLHTHLSQYYIRGLYEPALLPWLNKYVFPEEERSKNIEYAEKLSRDFFSAMLKAGTTTCVIYTAPFFSACDMAFEIAQETGIRALIGMTMMDMNCPENLPQNSHKTLEESILLYEKWHGKNAKLDYIFTPRFAPTCSLELMKEVVKYAIEHNAWIQTHLSENKEEIEMVKEIFGYKSYTEVYQKAGLLTQHSIFAHCIHLNDEEIKMLAENKCKIAHCPDSNFFLKSGEFPLQKIEEAGIEYGLGSDVGAGTSLNMLYHTKMMNYRQSDYPVLPAKALYHITLGSAKLLGVDEIIGSLEIGKEADIVFLKPPLNYPLKNNGISQLVFCGQEFSLTETLVAGRNKE from the coding sequence ATGAAAAACATCCTTTGTAACATCGTTAATCCTATTTCCCCTGAAGAGATACAATTTTTACCGAAACAGGTTATCAGCATTGAAGAAAGTAAAATATCTGCTATTACACCGCTATCGGAATTTCAAGGGAGAATAGATGAAGACAGGTCTAACGAATATGCTTTGCCCGGGTTTATTGACTTACACACGCATTTAAGCCAATATTATATTCGGGGACTTTACGAACCAGCTTTACTACCCTGGCTGAATAAATATGTTTTTCCGGAAGAAGAACGCTCTAAAAATATTGAATATGCCGAAAAGCTGAGCCGAGATTTTTTTTCTGCAATGCTAAAGGCAGGCACAACAACCTGCGTCATTTATACCGCACCTTTTTTTTCTGCCTGTGATATGGCTTTTGAAATTGCACAAGAAACAGGAATTAGAGCTTTAATCGGAATGACGATGATGGATATGAACTGCCCGGAAAATCTTCCACAAAACAGTCATAAGACACTGGAAGAAAGTATTCTGCTCTATGAAAAATGGCACGGGAAAAATGCCAAACTGGATTATATCTTTACCCCGCGTTTTGCTCCAACTTGTTCACTGGAACTGATGAAAGAGGTTGTTAAATATGCAATAGAACATAATGCTTGGATTCAGACCCATCTTTCTGAAAACAAAGAAGAAATAGAGATGGTGAAGGAAATCTTTGGGTATAAGAGTTATACGGAAGTTTATCAAAAAGCAGGTTTGCTAACTCAACACAGTATTTTTGCCCATTGTATTCATCTTAATGATGAAGAAATAAAAATGTTGGCAGAAAATAAATGTAAAATAGCGCATTGCCCGGATTCCAATTTTTTCCTGAAAAGTGGAGAATTCCCTTTGCAAAAGATTGAGGAAGCAGGTATTGAATACGGTCTTGGTAGTGATGTAGGTGCCGGAACCTCTTTGAATATGCTCTATCATACAAAGATGATGAATTATCGTCAAAGCGATTATCCTGTTTTACCTGCCAAGGCACTTTATCATATAACATTAGGTAGTGCCAAACTTCTTGGTGTAGATGAGATAATCGGTTCTTTGGAAATAGGAAAAGAAGCGGATATTGTCTTTCTTAAACCACCTTTAAATTACCCTCTAAAAAATAACGGTATTTCACAACTTGTTTTTTGCGGACAGGAATTTTCTCTTACGGAAACACTTGTAGCTGGAAGAAATAAAGAATGA